A stretch of the Acyrthosiphon pisum isolate AL4f chromosome A2, pea_aphid_22Mar2018_4r6ur, whole genome shotgun sequence genome encodes the following:
- the LOC115034173 gene encoding protein AATF-like yields MYYSWLYNNYVNYLNSDKDKATMLTNKLNHKDLEHVLQAHHESFKPYRDETIQFWNERTKLVSGKAAKSDFSAFDQPTLLQIDQIMADKTKLIERTQIKRSKYCIVGNPESINTDVDQEIFDDDDFYHKLLRDYIENKTADIIDSSQLEKQWLQLQKLRSKMKRKVDTRSTKGRKLRYTVHTKLMNFMAPNDQSSWSDEAKQDLYNSLFGKKNTG; encoded by the exons atgtattatagctGGCTG tacaataattatgtgaATTATCTTAATAGTGATAAAGACAAAGCTACTATGTTGACAAATAAACTGAATCATAAAGACTTGGAACATGTCTTGCAAGCACATCATGAATCATTCAAACCTTATAGAGATGAGACAATACAATTTTGGAATGAACGAACAAAGCTCGTATCAGGAAAAGCTGCAAAATCAGATTTCTCAGCTTTTGATCAACCTACATTATTACAAATTGATCAAATAATGGCTGATAAGACTAAGTTAATTGAACGTACTCAAATCAAACGATCCAAATATTGCATTGTTGGTAATCCAGAATCAATAAACACCGATGTCGATCAGGAAATATTTGATGATGATGATTTCTATCACAAATTACTTAGGgactatattgaaaataaaactgcTGATATCATAGATTCATCTCAACTAGAAAA ACAATGGTTACAATTACAAAAGCTGAGGAGTAAAATGAAGCGTAAAGTTGATACCAGATCAACTAAAGGAAGGAAGCTCAGATACACTGTTCATACAAAATTGATGAATTTCATGGCGCCAAATGACCAATCCTCGTGGTCTGATGAAGCTAAACAGGATTTATACAATTctttatttggtaaaaaaaatactggttGA
- the LOC100168851 gene encoding cyclin-dependent kinase 1-like, whose translation MDNYDKLEKIGEGTYGVVYKCIELSSKEIVAVKKIRMAMEDEGIPATAIREISILKELNHPNIVNLREILMDDSRLYLVFEFVPMDLKKFIDSRPKKHLDEITTKSFTYQLLVAIYFCHVRRILHRDLKPQNILIDTKHNILKVADFGLGRTFGLPIRVYTHEVVTLWYRAPEVLLNTQRYGCPIDVWSIGCIFAKMAQGKPLFQGDSEIDQLFRIFRILTTPTEDTWPGVSDLKDYKPTFPKWSDNMLADSVKNLSSGGVDLMRQMLVYDPSKRINARDSLQHSYFKDLNKSILPALPEIKF comes from the exons atggataatTATGATAAACTGGAAAAAATTGGAGAAGGAACATATGGTGTCGTGTACAAATGTATAGAACTTTCATCAAAAGAAATTGTTGCTGTGAAGAAAATACGCATGGCAATGGAAGACGAAGGTATACCTGCTACAGCCATTCgagaaattagtattttgaaGGAACTCAATCACCCTAATATTGTGAA TTTGCGAGAAATTCTCATGGATGATTCAAGATTATATCTTGTATTTGAGTTTGTTCctatggatttaaaaaaatttattgattcAAGACCTAAAAAacatttggatgaaattacaacAAAGTCATTCACTTAtcag ttattagttGCTATATACTTTTGCCATGTGAGACGAATTTTACATAGAGATCTTAAACCACAAAATATCTTAATTGACACAAAACACAATATACTGAAAGTTGCTGATTTTGGTTTGGGCCGTACTTTTGGTTTGCCAATACGTGTGTACACTCATGag gtagTAACACTATGGTACAGAGCTCCAGAGGTATTGTTAAACACACAACGCTACGGCTGCCCAATTGATGTTTGGTCCATAGGATGTATTTTTGCAAAAATGGCACAAGGAAAACCATTATTTCAGGGTGATTCAGAAATTGATCAATTGTTTCGTATTTTCAG gaTTTTGACTACTCCAACTGAAGACACATGGCCAGGAGTTTCCGATCTCAAGGATTATAAGCCGACTTTTCCAAAATGGAGTGATAATATGTTGGCAGATTCAGTTAAAAACCTCAGTTCTGGTGGAGTGGACTTAATGCGG caaatGTTGGTTTACGATCCAAGCAAACGGATCAATGCAAGAGATTCACTCCAACATAGTTATTTCAaggatttaaataaaagtattttaccagCTCTTCCTGAgattaagttttaa
- the LOC100168429 gene encoding probable serine hydrolase isoform X3 gives MEPSVSGPSFEEIQIPVPFGFVSGKWWGPKDKQPIIAIHGWQDNAGTFDPLIELLPKDLSILCIDLPGHGRSSHIPLGLPYYIFWDGLAILRRIVRHYNWRKVSIMGHSLGAAIGFLYAASYPDDTEMLISIDTVAPVIFDPSEIVKNTGPNVDKLIYYDALGVDKMPSYKYSDMIDLVVDGHHGTLTRKSCEILMRRGMYHVKDNKYLFSRDIRLKVAWMGLPSLDVVIAFAGQITCRYMNIKAKPYRSLDNWPVYSQVLEIIKMNAKDFVFKEYDGTHHLHLNNPECLASDVAKFIQQPNSASL, from the exons gtaAATGGTGGGGGCCAAAAGATAAACAGCCTATAATTGCAATTCATGGATGGCAAGATAATGCTGGGACTTTTGATCCTTTAATTGAATTACTACCAAaagatttatctattttatgtaTAGATCTACCAGGACATGGACGATCTTCTCATATTCCCTTG GGTTtgccttattatatattttgggaTGGCCTAGCTATTTTAAGAAGAATAGTGAGACATTATAATTGGAGAAAAGTTTCTATTATGGGCCATTCGTTGGGTGCAGCTATTGGATTTTTATATGCAGCATCGTACCCTGATGATACAGAAATGTTGATATCTATTGACACAGTAGCGCCAGTAATTTTTGATCCTAgtgaaattgttaaaaatacagGACCAAATGTTGAtaa acTCATATATTACGATGCATTAGGAGTTGATAAAATGCCTTCTTACAAATATTCAGATATGATTGATTTAGTGGTTGATGGACATCATGGTACATTGACTCGCAAATCTTGTGAAATACTTATGAGACGTGGCATGTATCATGTTAAagataacaaatatttgttttcaagaGATATACGTCttaag GTTGCGTGGATGGGTTTACCATCTCTAGACGTAGTAATAGCATTCGCTGGTCAAATAACATGTCGCTATATGAATATCAAAGCTAAACCATACAGATCATTAGATAACTGGCCAGTCTATTCACAagttttggaaataataaaaatgaatgcaaAAGACTTTGTTTTTAAGGAATATGATGGTACTCATCACTTACATCTCAATAATCCAGAGTGTTTAGCTTCAGATGTTGCAAAATTCATTCAACAGCCTAACAGCGCATcactgtga